One genomic segment of Humidesulfovibrio mexicanus includes these proteins:
- a CDS encoding AAA family ATPase: MRKLFVKTENYKRFTSAVNAVEQRGAAEAGMLLVHGEPGFGKTQVVSRWAAEVGAVHLRANVDWTPRYFLVELHKALGIEAQGRAEEMFQSALKVITASNLPLVIDEAEFTLHNKAQVLEKVRDFSDRAEVTVILVGMERIQSSISKHKQISGRIAQVVEFKAAPLADVAQACELLSEVAIAPDLVSEVHRLSGGRMREVLNIIAAVERVAKLNGHERVGLEHVQGVPLSHDWRTRTPLTAKPGKGKGEGR, translated from the coding sequence ATGCGCAAGCTGTTCGTGAAGACGGAGAACTACAAGCGGTTCACCTCGGCTGTAAACGCCGTGGAGCAGCGCGGGGCGGCGGAAGCCGGAATGCTTCTGGTGCACGGCGAGCCGGGCTTCGGCAAGACGCAGGTCGTCAGCCGCTGGGCCGCTGAGGTGGGCGCGGTGCACCTGCGCGCCAACGTGGATTGGACGCCCCGCTATTTCCTGGTGGAGCTGCACAAGGCGCTGGGCATCGAGGCCCAGGGCCGCGCTGAGGAAATGTTTCAGTCCGCCCTCAAGGTCATTACGGCCTCGAATCTGCCGCTGGTCATCGATGAGGCGGAGTTCACCCTGCACAACAAGGCGCAGGTTCTGGAAAAGGTCCGCGACTTCTCGGACCGGGCCGAGGTGACGGTGATCCTGGTGGGCATGGAGCGCATCCAGTCCTCCATCTCCAAGCACAAGCAGATCAGCGGGCGCATCGCCCAGGTTGTGGAGTTCAAGGCCGCCCCCTTGGCGGACGTGGCCCAGGCCTGCGAGCTGCTGTCGGAAGTGGCCATTGCCCCGGACCTTGTGTCCGAGGTGCACCGGCTCTCCGGCGGCAGGATGCGCGAGGTGTTGAACATCATCGCAGCCGTGGAGCGCGTGGCCAAGCTCAACGGGCATGAGCGCGTGGGCCTGGAGCACGTGCAGGGCGTGCCGCTCTCGCACGACTGGCGCACCCGCACGCCCCTCACCGCCAAGCCCGGCAAGGGCAAGGGGGAGGGCCGCTAG
- a CDS encoding HU family DNA-binding protein: protein MKKSELISWISKLEEMPQGDVERVLDRLGAVVVTELSGGPGEVSLPGIGKLKANQRNERAGYNPKTGKPIRIPARITVKLTLSQSFKNSLRG from the coding sequence ATGAAAAAGAGTGAACTCATCTCCTGGATTTCGAAGCTGGAAGAAATGCCTCAGGGCGATGTGGAACGTGTTTTGGACAGGCTGGGAGCCGTTGTGGTTACGGAGTTGAGCGGAGGGCCGGGTGAAGTCTCTTTACCTGGCATCGGCAAGCTGAAGGCCAACCAGCGAAACGAACGCGCTGGCTACAACCCCAAGACCGGCAAGCCCATCCGCATTCCGGCGCGCATCACCGTGAAGCTCACTCTCTCCCAGTCCTTTAAGAACTCCCTGCGGGGATAG
- a CDS encoding L-2-amino-thiazoline-4-carboxylic acid hydrolase has translation MGVDLASIPLRSRRAIEAEMLARVYRSTAARYGEESALSVLSAAIDEAAFESGRAFAASSTDGMPSLDHFAQVLELWKSGGALDITDIQCDAQALSFRVTRCGYMELYREMELPVELHATLSCRRDAAFARGYSSCLTMQRPQTISQGADCCLFLFRWIP, from the coding sequence ATGGGAGTTGACTTGGCTTCAATACCACTGAGAAGCCGCAGGGCTATCGAAGCGGAGATGCTTGCCCGCGTGTACAGGAGCACTGCCGCCCGCTACGGCGAGGAGTCTGCGCTTTCGGTTCTGAGCGCAGCCATCGACGAGGCGGCTTTTGAGTCCGGACGCGCCTTTGCAGCCAGCTCCACGGACGGAATGCCGAGTCTGGACCACTTCGCCCAGGTGCTGGAGCTCTGGAAATCTGGCGGCGCGCTCGACATTACGGACATCCAATGTGATGCGCAGGCGCTGTCCTTCCGGGTCACGCGCTGCGGCTATATGGAACTGTACCGCGAAATGGAGCTTCCTGTTGAATTGCATGCCACGCTCTCCTGTCGGCGCGATGCCGCCTTTGCCCGCGGGTATTCGTCCTGTCTCACGATGCAGCGGCCACAGACGATCTCCCAGGGCGCGGACTGCTGTCTGTTCCTGTTCCGCTGGATTCCATGA
- a CDS encoding pseudouridine synthase translates to MAQNEKLLRINKFLSECGVASRRGADELVLAGRVRLNGQVVCEPGVRVDLFSDQVQVDGSPVSHPAAGGSPGLDLTVVLHKPVQVVTTRSDPQGRQTVFDLLPEEYRHERLLHVGRLDYFSEGLLLLTTDGSLMNRLIHPRWHLPKVYHVLVRGQVSEIKLGIMRDGMVLKEGERLAPVQTSILRRDPGGVWLEMTLLQGLNRQIRRMCRDLGLTVLRLIRVRQGPIALGTLNPGQCRPLTPDEARGLRRAVGL, encoded by the coding sequence ATGGCTCAAAACGAAAAGCTGTTGCGGATAAACAAGTTTCTGTCAGAGTGCGGCGTGGCATCGCGCCGTGGGGCGGACGAACTGGTTTTGGCAGGCCGCGTGCGCCTGAATGGGCAAGTTGTGTGCGAGCCCGGCGTGCGCGTGGACCTGTTTTCGGACCAGGTCCAGGTGGATGGCAGTCCTGTGTCGCATCCCGCGGCTGGAGGAAGCCCCGGCCTCGACCTCACCGTTGTGCTCCACAAACCCGTACAGGTGGTGACCACTCGCAGCGATCCTCAGGGAAGGCAGACGGTGTTCGATCTCTTGCCCGAGGAGTATCGCCACGAGCGGCTGCTGCATGTGGGGAGGTTGGACTACTTTTCCGAAGGGCTGTTGTTGCTCACCACGGACGGCAGCCTCATGAATCGGCTCATCCACCCTCGCTGGCACTTGCCCAAAGTCTATCATGTGCTTGTGCGGGGCCAGGTTTCGGAGATCAAGCTCGGCATCATGCGTGACGGCATGGTGCTCAAGGAGGGGGAGAGGCTGGCCCCGGTGCAGACCTCGATTCTTCGGCGGGACCCAGGCGGCGTCTGGCTCGAGATGACCCTGCTGCAGGGGCTCAATCGTCAGATACGGCGCATGTGCCGCGATCTGGGGCTGACCGTGTTGCGGCTCATCCGCGTGCGGCAAGGCCCAATAGCGCTGGGAACGCTGAACCCCGGCCAGTGCAGACCGCTCACCCCGGATGAAGCGCGCGGTCTGCGCCGGGCCGTTGGGCTCTAA
- a CDS encoding Mu transposase C-terminal domain-containing protein, with translation MDTRNSFTANGLATLLGVSRQAVRKRADREGWKSHQREGRGGGNDWLLASMPKATRDQVLAAVLSQEPAEEPNLPVPSQSTAPAIPAESSLVIAQLTERQRRTMEARLVFVREVERLTAAAGKETAVRGLVEAARGHRLAKHLQALVNVANDRPGKGEERGLSRRRLYGWCAVYAIAGAAALAPQHKQRDMSVPPWANEFLALYQTPQHPSVADCLRRLEWPGQKPTIHAVYRFLKKIGVPALMTGRATGNALTKLRPHKLRTTESLLPGDVYTADGTTFDAEIQNPLNGQPFKPEITLVIDVATRKCVGVSVGLGESGLTILDALRMACCYGGLPLMLYTDNGSGYKNKLLLGEGQGMLARLDIQMVNSIPTRPQGKGLMERAVQTICTPLSKRLPSCTHKDMDRDAALKVFRLSRKDIKEKGRSDLLPTWPEFLKQLLARVEEYNATPHSSLPLTVTAEGKRRRMSPDEYWQDFEARGWQPFSVPAQEREDLFMPGCRRTVRNGVVRLFNGEYFASDLEEFHGSIVEVRYDIWDSSRVHVWTTKGEKVCTAELNAHALPYFPPSQVEALREKRKAGQVLRLAKKLEAIEPGARIEVPEPVTHEPLFVADSIQPEAEAEVAEVMERTRAEQKAAPVEARPNFQFPYEKYEWLMRNRGQWTDTDVAWLNRYTQGEDYADLHDHYKSMGIAWSGDILARAGEF, from the coding sequence ATGGACACGCGGAACTCCTTCACCGCAAACGGGCTTGCTACGTTGCTAGGGGTCTCGCGGCAAGCTGTTCGCAAGCGTGCCGATCGTGAAGGTTGGAAGTCTCACCAGCGTGAAGGACGCGGCGGGGGCAACGACTGGCTTTTGGCGTCCATGCCGAAGGCGACACGCGACCAGGTGCTTGCCGCCGTGCTCTCCCAGGAGCCCGCCGAAGAGCCGAACCTTCCCGTTCCTTCGCAGTCAACCGCCCCGGCCATACCCGCTGAATCCTCCCTCGTCATTGCCCAGCTCACGGAGCGCCAGCGCCGGACCATGGAAGCGCGCCTGGTGTTCGTGCGCGAAGTGGAGAGGCTGACTGCCGCCGCTGGCAAGGAAACGGCGGTACGCGGCCTGGTCGAAGCGGCGCGGGGGCATCGGCTGGCCAAGCACCTGCAAGCCCTGGTCAACGTGGCCAATGACCGGCCCGGCAAGGGCGAGGAACGGGGACTTTCCCGCCGTCGGCTGTATGGCTGGTGCGCCGTGTACGCCATTGCTGGAGCCGCTGCCCTGGCCCCCCAGCACAAGCAGCGGGACATGAGTGTGCCGCCCTGGGCGAACGAATTTCTTGCGCTCTACCAGACCCCGCAGCATCCCTCCGTGGCGGACTGCCTGCGCCGGCTCGAATGGCCGGGCCAGAAGCCCACCATCCACGCGGTCTACCGGTTCCTGAAGAAGATCGGCGTGCCCGCCCTCATGACGGGCCGGGCCACGGGCAACGCGCTGACCAAGCTGCGACCGCACAAGCTTCGCACGACAGAGAGCTTGTTGCCGGGCGACGTGTACACGGCGGACGGCACGACGTTTGACGCGGAAATCCAGAATCCCTTGAACGGCCAGCCCTTCAAGCCGGAAATCACGCTGGTTATCGACGTGGCCACGCGGAAGTGCGTGGGCGTGTCCGTGGGGCTGGGCGAAAGCGGCCTGACCATCCTGGACGCTCTGCGCATGGCCTGCTGTTACGGCGGCCTGCCGTTGATGCTCTACACGGACAACGGCTCCGGGTACAAGAACAAGCTCCTCCTGGGCGAGGGACAGGGCATGTTGGCCAGGCTGGACATCCAGATGGTGAACTCCATCCCTACCCGCCCGCAGGGCAAGGGCCTCATGGAGCGGGCAGTGCAGACCATCTGCACGCCGCTGTCCAAGCGCCTGCCCTCCTGCACTCACAAGGACATGGACCGTGACGCGGCGCTCAAAGTCTTCCGGCTCAGCCGCAAGGACATCAAGGAAAAGGGCCGGTCGGACCTTCTTCCCACGTGGCCGGAGTTCCTGAAGCAACTGCTGGCCCGCGTGGAAGAGTACAACGCCACACCGCATTCGTCCCTGCCGCTCACCGTGACGGCAGAGGGCAAGCGCCGCCGCATGAGCCCGGATGAATACTGGCAGGATTTCGAGGCGCGCGGGTGGCAGCCGTTCAGCGTGCCCGCCCAGGAGCGCGAGGATTTGTTCATGCCCGGTTGCCGCCGCACGGTGCGCAACGGCGTGGTCCGGCTCTTCAACGGTGAATATTTCGCCTCCGACCTGGAGGAGTTCCACGGCTCCATCGTGGAAGTGCGCTACGACATTTGGGATTCCTCCCGCGTCCATGTCTGGACCACCAAGGGCGAGAAGGTCTGCACGGCAGAGCTGAACGCCCACGCCCTGCCTTACTTCCCGCCCAGCCAGGTGGAGGCCCTGCGCGAGAAGCGCAAGGCTGGCCAGGTGCTTCGCTTGGCCAAGAAGCTGGAGGCCATCGAGCCCGGCGCGCGCATCGAGGTGCCGGAGCCAGTCACGCACGAGCCGTTGTTCGTGGCGGACAGCATCCAGCCCGAGGCTGAAGCCGAGGTGGCCGAGGTCATGGAGCGGACGCGGGCCGAGCAGAAGGCGGCCCCTGTCGAGGCGCGGCCCAACTTCCAGTTCCCCTACGAGAAGTACGAGTGGCTCATGCGGAATCGTGGCCAGTGGACGGACACGGATGTGGCCTGGCTGAACCGCTACACGCAAGGCGAGGACTACGCGGACCTGCATGACCACTACAAGTCAATGGGCATCGCCTGGTCCGGGGACATCCTGGCCAGAGCTGGCGAATTCTAA
- a CDS encoding Mor transcription activator family protein, whose product MGVDVAELIRDMADKVAMRCTQEVQLQDEAAKQVGEIVSNLIIEEWGGQNIYVPISLASKRAKRNAMILEEFTGDNVSELARKYNLSVQAVYRIIKKERERCMQ is encoded by the coding sequence ATGGGCGTGGATGTCGCCGAACTGATTCGGGACATGGCTGACAAGGTGGCCATGCGTTGCACTCAAGAAGTCCAGCTCCAGGACGAAGCGGCCAAACAGGTTGGAGAGATAGTCTCCAACCTGATCATTGAGGAATGGGGTGGCCAGAACATCTATGTGCCGATCAGCCTTGCAAGCAAAAGGGCGAAGCGGAACGCCATGATTTTGGAGGAGTTCACCGGGGACAACGTGTCGGAACTAGCTCGCAAGTACAATCTTTCCGTCCAGGCGGTTTACCGGATCATCAAGAAGGAGCGGGAGCGCTGCATGCAGTAG
- a CDS encoding LexA family transcriptional regulator, translated as MQVDFGAKIVTKWFYLVCLNLEVYALVAGSPTEGATAQEVLARLIQATDGKSASALARLLGVSSQAIYNAKRKSKIPLHWVHAVSDIAGVRPEWLLTGNGEERYSADAVRSFSEEELAVIEEYKSKKMDRFICIPMVEPLTESFSDALSPLFDKEQYAFNKDFLWRKGDPSRMVLMRVSGDSMEPIILDNDVTLIDMCQTTPLAGKLFAVAVGSLVYVKMIDAVPGGMILKSQNKAYPPLEIRADTGQSREMRILGRVVWIGRELT; from the coding sequence TTGCAGGTTGATTTTGGCGCAAAGATTGTAACCAAATGGTTTTATTTGGTTTGTCTAAATTTGGAGGTTTACGCCTTGGTTGCAGGTTCGCCGACAGAAGGTGCAACGGCCCAGGAGGTGTTGGCACGCCTTATCCAGGCCACTGATGGCAAGAGCGCGTCTGCGCTGGCCCGGTTGCTTGGCGTCTCTTCCCAGGCGATATATAACGCAAAAAGAAAGTCGAAGATCCCGCTGCACTGGGTTCATGCGGTTTCCGACATAGCAGGCGTGAGACCTGAATGGTTGCTCACCGGAAACGGTGAGGAACGCTACAGCGCAGACGCTGTAAGATCATTTTCAGAAGAAGAGCTGGCTGTAATCGAAGAATACAAATCCAAAAAAATGGATCGATTCATCTGTATTCCAATGGTAGAACCACTTACGGAATCATTCTCTGATGCATTATCGCCTCTTTTTGACAAAGAGCAGTATGCGTTTAATAAAGACTTTCTTTGGCGCAAAGGTGATCCATCACGCATGGTATTAATGCGAGTGTCTGGCGACAGCATGGAACCTATAATTCTTGATAATGACGTTACGCTGATTGATATGTGTCAAACAACGCCTTTGGCTGGCAAGTTATTTGCGGTAGCGGTCGGCAGCTTAGTGTATGTCAAAATGATAGATGCAGTCCCTGGGGGTATGATACTGAAAAGCCAAAACAAGGCATACCCTCCGCTAGAGATACGGGCTGACACGGGCCAATCTCGGGAAATGCGGATATTAGGTCGTGTGGTTTGGATCGGCAGGGAACTGACATAG
- a CDS encoding phage protease, producing the protein MDKEFACCVDLGSTAPVFVQLLPAGPQINGVDGRRWVFDQAAVDQVLAAFARRNRSLVIDWEHSSQVRAEKGLEAPAAGWIVRLEARNGELWGQVEWTPRGAGQITRREYRFLSPVFLFDKNTGRIQELSGAGLTNSPNLNLVALNRAEHTIQATSLTEPELAICRALDIQQGDYAKTQLAQNRERTGTNTTGLSEIELAVCRNLGISPEQYITGKEHPNG; encoded by the coding sequence ATGGACAAGGAATTCGCCTGCTGCGTTGACCTCGGGAGCACAGCCCCGGTCTTTGTGCAATTGCTTCCCGCCGGACCACAGATCAACGGAGTCGACGGACGGCGCTGGGTCTTTGATCAGGCCGCTGTTGACCAGGTGCTTGCAGCCTTTGCCCGGCGTAATCGTTCCCTGGTCATCGACTGGGAGCACTCCAGCCAGGTGCGCGCGGAGAAGGGGCTTGAGGCTCCGGCGGCGGGTTGGATCGTACGCCTGGAAGCTCGCAACGGCGAGCTGTGGGGTCAGGTGGAATGGACGCCGCGCGGCGCTGGCCAGATCACCCGGCGGGAGTACCGCTTCCTTTCTCCGGTCTTCCTCTTCGACAAGAACACCGGTCGCATTCAGGAGCTGAGCGGGGCCGGGCTGACCAATTCCCCAAACCTCAACCTCGTGGCCCTCAACAGGGCGGAGCACACCATACAGGCAACATCTCTCACCGAACCGGAGCTGGCCATCTGCCGCGCCCTGGACATCCAGCAGGGAGACTACGCCAAGACCCAACTCGCACAGAACAGAGAAAGGACCGGCACGAACACCACCGGCCTCTCCGAGATCGAGCTGGCCGTATGCCGCAACCTGGGCATTTCGCCCGAACAGTACATCACCGGAAAGGAGCATCCCAATGGCTAA
- a CDS encoding LolA family protein, with product MRIGKSLILFTVMLSILLAGVARAESITDAIQKRYESLHSFHTDFQQELTNAASGSVEKRSGKIWFKQSLVRWETHKPEKELLVVGQSAVWNYFEAEKLAIKYRPSQVFNSKTMIRFLSGKANLKEDFKVEEQGTENGMVKLRLIPKEPEPTMVLAYIWVNTKTNMLGRVLIVDFYGNGNMVNMQNLQLNKRAESKLFEFTPPQGTQVKDNSKQ from the coding sequence ATGCGCATTGGCAAAAGTCTCATTTTGTTCACGGTCATGCTTTCAATCCTGCTGGCTGGCGTGGCCCGGGCCGAAAGCATTACCGACGCCATTCAGAAACGGTACGAATCCTTACACTCCTTCCATACGGATTTCCAGCAGGAGCTGACCAACGCGGCAAGCGGCAGCGTTGAAAAGCGCAGCGGAAAAATCTGGTTCAAGCAGTCCCTGGTGCGATGGGAGACCCACAAGCCGGAAAAAGAATTGCTGGTTGTGGGACAGAGCGCCGTGTGGAACTACTTCGAGGCCGAGAAGCTGGCGATTAAATACCGGCCAAGCCAAGTCTTCAACTCCAAGACCATGATCCGCTTTTTGAGCGGCAAGGCGAACCTCAAGGAAGACTTCAAGGTTGAAGAGCAGGGCACGGAAAATGGCATGGTCAAGCTGCGGCTCATCCCCAAGGAGCCCGAACCCACCATGGTGCTGGCCTATATTTGGGTGAACACCAAAACCAACATGCTCGGGCGCGTGCTCATTGTGGACTTCTACGGCAATGGCAACATGGTGAACATGCAGAACCTGCAACTGAACAAGCGTGCCGAAAGCAAACTCTTCGAATTCACGCCGCCCCAAGGGACGCAAGTGAAGGACAATTCAAAACAGTAG
- a CDS encoding phage tail assembly protein, whose translation MANLTFSLHYGLKIGEDVLKEVVLREMTAGDILDAKEDAEKMVLAPEGPVLVTSPTRFGTELLRRQIVKIGNLSGPIALSELKRLHPADLNMIQAKADEIDIALGLELERLSKGIDGGR comes from the coding sequence ATGGCTAATCTCACGTTCTCCCTGCATTACGGATTGAAGATCGGAGAGGATGTTCTCAAGGAAGTCGTCTTACGCGAGATGACGGCGGGCGACATCCTGGACGCGAAAGAGGACGCCGAGAAGATGGTCCTGGCCCCGGAGGGACCGGTGCTTGTGACCAGCCCCACCCGGTTCGGCACGGAGCTGCTGCGCCGCCAGATCGTGAAGATCGGCAACCTCTCCGGACCGATTGCCCTGAGTGAGCTGAAGAGGTTGCACCCCGCAGACCTCAACATGATCCAGGCCAAGGCGGATGAAATTGATATCGCCCTGGGCCTGGAGCTGGAGCGCTTGAGCAAGGGGATTGACGGGGGGCGATAG
- a CDS encoding BON domain-containing protein, with the protein MSVQTAFIIFGLVVLIAVALAAGRSRRSRQDRDINARIVSALNREFPLAGTFIDVKTFDGHVILGGTVREADQARGAEAIAVGVAGVHSVDNRITVRSGG; encoded by the coding sequence ATGTCCGTCCAAACGGCATTCATCATCTTCGGACTTGTGGTGTTGATCGCTGTCGCGTTGGCCGCAGGCAGGAGCAGACGGAGCAGGCAGGACCGAGACATAAACGCGAGAATCGTCTCTGCCCTGAACCGGGAATTCCCCCTCGCAGGAACATTCATTGATGTGAAGACGTTTGACGGGCATGTGATACTTGGCGGGACGGTGCGGGAAGCTGATCAGGCCAGAGGGGCCGAAGCAATCGCTGTAGGTGTGGCGGGAGTTCACTCCGTGGACAACCGCATCACTGTCCGCAGCGGCGGGTAG
- a CDS encoding gp16 family protein, with protein sequence MRTESRRSLLAKVHIAAKDLGLQEDAYRDMLEGLTGQRSAAKLTDKQLAFVVGSLQRKGGWGAAPVEHAAKRHGAKPKPRASSSCDAMLKKIEALLADAGRPWAYAESMARRMYQVERLEWATAEHLRGIIAALVKDAGRQARKMREASAHM encoded by the coding sequence ATGAGGACAGAAAGCAGACGCAGCCTGCTGGCCAAGGTGCATATCGCGGCCAAGGATTTGGGCCTGCAAGAGGATGCCTACCGGGACATGCTGGAAGGCCTCACCGGACAGCGCTCGGCTGCCAAGCTCACGGACAAGCAGCTCGCCTTCGTGGTGGGCAGCCTCCAGCGCAAGGGCGGCTGGGGTGCCGCCCCGGTTGAGCACGCGGCCAAGCGCCACGGGGCGAAGCCGAAGCCGCGAGCGTCATCCAGCTGCGACGCCATGCTGAAGAAGATTGAGGCGTTGCTTGCCGACGCCGGGCGGCCCTGGGCCTATGCCGAGAGCATGGCCCGGCGCATGTACCAGGTCGAGAGGCTGGAGTGGGCCACGGCGGAGCATCTGCGCGGGATCATCGCCGCGCTGGTGAAGGACGCCGGACGGCAGGCCCGCAAGATGCGCGAAGCCAGCGCGCACATGTAA
- a CDS encoding aldehyde dehydrogenase family protein, which translates to MFHGCWTCLDWSKESRSEWPCSRSSAVANGRPVRIVHLKNKGFQDPGTTSKIRIFERMASLSPSLLVRPEDIPQEIALPSPLHTREYLFDGELRVWDGPTQEVLSPLSTSGPAGPERIVLGSCPVHDAVAGMAALHAACAAWDNGLGQWPNLDVEARMACVEDFCRRMRSRRAEIVRLMVWEICKPTKESEQEFDRTIEYIEATLAAMREMAAEAGRVIAASGLRALCGRSARGVTLCLGPFNFPLNETLATLIPALLMGNTAVVKLPRIGRLLFTPLLDCFHKAFPRGVVNSVSGGVEAVTPMMRSGLVDVLAFIGSSKSAEALRALHPRPTRLHCVFGLEAKNAAIILPDADLDVTVAEVLRGAYGFNGQRCTALKLVLASRLVADAFLERLRASAEHLKIGLPWEPGVGITPLPEPGKPRFLESLRKDALSRGARELLPGAGMLDETLFAPSLLAPVTPDMRLYHEEQFGPVLPVGLFDDPEEALRAVAASNYGQQASLFGSDVQVLARLSGRLRNLVSRVNINCKCQRGPDELPFTARKDSAVGTLSVGEGLAAFSLPTLTVLRHSSADGGVLSALGAVAPNSSPPRS; encoded by the coding sequence GTGTTTCATGGCTGCTGGACGTGCCTGGATTGGAGCAAAGAGAGCCGCTCCGAGTGGCCGTGTTCCCGTTCCTCTGCGGTCGCAAATGGGCGACCAGTGCGTATCGTCCACCTGAAGAACAAAGGGTTCCAGGATCCAGGAACCACATCAAAAATAAGGATTTTTGAGAGAATGGCGTCTCTGTCACCCAGCCTCTTGGTCCGCCCCGAGGACATCCCACAGGAAATTGCGCTGCCGAGCCCTCTGCATACGCGCGAATACTTGTTCGACGGGGAGCTCCGCGTCTGGGACGGCCCCACGCAGGAGGTCCTCTCGCCCTTGTCCACCTCCGGTCCCGCAGGTCCGGAGCGGATTGTGTTGGGTTCCTGCCCGGTCCACGACGCAGTTGCCGGGATGGCTGCGTTGCACGCGGCCTGCGCCGCCTGGGACAACGGGCTTGGCCAGTGGCCCAATCTGGATGTTGAGGCCCGCATGGCCTGCGTGGAGGACTTTTGCCGCCGCATGCGTTCCCGTCGCGCTGAAATCGTACGCCTTATGGTCTGGGAAATATGCAAGCCCACCAAGGAGTCCGAGCAGGAGTTCGATCGCACCATTGAATACATCGAGGCTACCCTTGCCGCGATGCGGGAAATGGCGGCCGAAGCTGGGCGAGTGATCGCGGCCTCTGGGCTGCGCGCTCTGTGCGGACGGTCAGCCCGTGGCGTCACCTTGTGCCTGGGCCCCTTCAATTTTCCCCTCAACGAGACCTTGGCCACGTTGATTCCGGCCCTGCTCATGGGCAACACTGCCGTGGTGAAGCTGCCGCGCATCGGACGTCTTCTGTTCACTCCCCTTCTCGACTGTTTCCACAAGGCCTTTCCGCGTGGGGTCGTGAATAGTGTTTCCGGTGGAGTTGAGGCCGTAACGCCGATGATGCGTTCCGGGCTCGTCGATGTGCTTGCGTTTATCGGGTCAAGCAAGTCGGCGGAGGCGTTACGTGCCCTGCATCCGCGCCCGACGCGCCTGCATTGCGTGTTTGGCCTGGAAGCCAAGAACGCCGCAATAATTTTGCCAGATGCCGACCTTGACGTGACCGTGGCCGAGGTGCTCCGCGGGGCGTACGGTTTCAACGGACAGCGTTGCACGGCGCTGAAGCTGGTGTTGGCATCGCGCCTTGTGGCCGATGCATTCTTGGAGCGGCTGCGCGCCTCTGCCGAGCATCTGAAGATCGGCCTGCCCTGGGAACCGGGCGTAGGCATCACGCCCCTTCCCGAACCCGGCAAGCCTCGTTTTCTTGAGTCCTTGCGCAAGGATGCACTGTCGCGCGGGGCGCGCGAACTGTTGCCCGGCGCCGGAATGCTGGACGAAACCCTGTTTGCGCCGTCCTTGCTGGCTCCCGTGACACCGGACATGCGCCTGTATCATGAAGAGCAGTTCGGCCCGGTGCTGCCCGTGGGGCTGTTCGACGATCCAGAGGAGGCGCTGCGGGCTGTGGCCGCCTCGAACTATGGGCAACAGGCGAGCCTCTTCGGAAGCGACGTGCAGGTTTTGGCCCGGTTGTCCGGACGGTTGCGCAACCTCGTGAGCCGCGTGAACATCAATTGCAAATGTCAGCGAGGTCCTGATGAACTGCCCTTCACGGCACGGAAGGATTCCGCTGTGGGGACGCTTTCGGTGGGGGAAGGCTTGGCCGCCTTTTCGCTGCCCACGTTGACCGTGCTGCGCCATTCCAGCGCTGATGGGGGTGTGTTGTCGGCCCTTGGCGCGGTGGCGCCCAACTCGTCACCACCAAGGTCATGA